The genomic stretch GGTTGGCGAACATGGCGGGGCTCTCGGCTACCATCATGCCGGTGTTGGGGTCGCGCACGCCCCTCCtcatccccttgcaggcgtgtccgtCGCGGAGGCAGGCGGCGATGGTGGCCCAGTACTGCTGGTCGGCGACGCGGTTCCTGAGCCATCCGTTGTAGTCGGAGAGCTGGTACTCGAGGAAGCGGCGGTTCATGACGACCTGCCCCTCCCCGCGGTCGGTGACGGCGAAGgcgaagacgatgaagaagaggagcgcgacgacgacgaagaacatGGCGAAGAGGTAGATGCGGAGGAGCCAGGTCTGGCGGTAGCAGGCGCCGGCGAAGCCCATGAGGGAGACGACCATGACGGCGAGGCCGATGACGATGATGGGCCACTGCAGGAAGCGGATGCAGTCGGTGGAGTTGGCCCGGGACGCCAGCCAGATGCCGCCGCCGAGGACAGGGATggaggccaggaaggtgatgaagttCACGATCCCCAGCATGCTCGTGCCCCCGCGCATCATCTTGGCGAGTGAGCGAGTCCGGCCGCGAAGGAAGATCctccttcgtcttcctcctctggtTCTTGGCTCTGCTTCCTCCtggtgcttgcttgcttgcttggtgTGCGTGGGAGAGAGAAAGAAATCGGAAATGGGAGAGAGGCGATTGGGCTGGCCTTTAGCGAGCTCAAGAGCAGCAGAGCGGAAGCAGGGGGAGTGTGCACGTCACGTGTATACCGTATCCAAAATAATATCCGCGTATTTGCTCGGTTGCTTTCGTTGCTATACGGCTTGGCGACTCTAGTCTACTGTCTACGTCTGTCTGCTTCCTAATCTAATCTAATAATCTAAACGAGTTTGGTTTGCCAACAGCATAGCCTTACTAACTCCAGTTTTTGCTTCTTTTTATTCAACAATAAGATGATTGCACGGCTCTATGATTGCCCCGGAGCATCATCTTCAATTTGAAAACCGGTGACAAGCTTCTCGATCTCACCTTGTtaaatgaacatatggtggtcgacATTGACAAGATGGGCTATGTTAATTGGGGACAATTTTGTTGATTTTCCGTAGCAAAGTACACGTGTGCATATGTTGAAGAAAATCTTACGATTGACAGGATGGGCTTAGTCACCGCTTACACAAAGCAAATATGAAAACCACAACATAACCTAAAGAATAATccgaggtttgacaaagatttcctCCATGGGATCCAGGAAAATAATAGTAGTTTGGAAGGAGAAAACAAATAAGCGCCGAAACCCTTAATCTGGAGCCGATAGTAGCTCCCGTCCACCTCCAGTGGCATTTGTCTCGCATTCGGTGTGTATGAGTTATTTCGTCAAGTTTTGGTGTCATGGTGACGTCATACCAACAACAATGGTGGTATTCTGTCGAATAAAAAGCAATCATAGATCTAATTCCATCTCGTCGGTTCGGTCTTAGCCCAACGTTACCGAGGAGATTGTGAGTTTTGGTCCTGCCAGTATTTGTGGAGTATGGACTGCTTCTTGTCCATGTTTGTCGAAGCGGTTCCATGGACAATGCcagttgaaattttattttcttcaaacATTCATTTCTTTCGAGCCTCTGCAAGAAAATATACTGTGATCGAGTACTAGGAGACGGGCTGACTCATCGATTACGCATATAAAATATGTCACCCGGAAACATAATCCACAGAAAAACTCGGTGTTACAAAAATATTTCTCGATGCATGGACGGTGCATCTGCATACAtgaattctcttttttttttttttttgcaaacctCAAATAACAGGCAGATCAAATGGAGTAACGTTATGCACGTTTTCAGCAGTCAATCAGGGTGTCTGCATGCACCTGATTGCTAAACTGGAAATAATGTGCAACTGATTGCTGCAGCCTCTTGCAGGTTGCCTCCCAAATCTGTTTCCGAAACGAACCTCCACCAGCTACTCAAAAGCGGGCATTTCGTGGCGTGAATGCCGGCTTGCTTCTATTTGCACATCAACCATTTCTGGGTCCATGCTAATAATACCCGGAATAGGCGCAACGCGAACGCATGCATGTGCATCCCATAATTCCTTGATTTTCCCTTGCATGGACACGCTTGGATGCTATATGTGGGTAGGAAATGATGAAACATGGATTATTCAGTTGATTCACCTGGAAATGATGACGAGGTAGATCTAGTGGAGATCCATGTGCGATGGAGTGGCCATATGATAAAGTAATTTGAACATCTTTAGTAGCTTAAACAGAGaagtgagagggagagagagttTGGCCCATTTAACAGCAATCGACTAGAAATTCCATGCCAATTAATCATGTCAACATAGTATTATTATTGTGCTGTTGATGATGTCTACTAGAGCTCTACAAAGCTCCATTTCTCTGTTTTGTTGCATCTATTGTCCAACCTAGAGCTCATATTTTCGTCAATGTGAATAAAATAGTGTTTTCATATCTATATCCAAGAGAAATGTGAATAAAATGGAGCTCATATTGTCCAACCTAGAGCTCATATTTTCGTCAATGTGAATAAAATAGTGTTTTCATATCTATATCCAAGAGAAATGTTGCTCTATCGACTCATGCAAGCTAATCTGGTTCGTCCCTATGCCCATTCTAGGAGTTCTCCACGGTTACCGCAACGTTAGCACCCCTAATTTGGTGATCTTGGGATGTTAAAATTGCAACGTGtgctttttcaatgggtccttctACCTCAGAGTTCAGTTTGGAAACTCATCAGaggcttgaagttgatcatctttttcatcaatgtaaaagaatatgTTTTGAACACATAATTAATTATTTAGAGATGTTGATTTGATATTGATGTTAGTTTCTTTTTATATAATTTTTTGGCATAACTTAGAAATAGTTCACTCAAACAAGAGTAAGTGGTCTTGCTTATAAACAAAGGGACTAATATTTTGCATACACCAACAACATTGCTAGATGAAAAGCACCTTGGTGACTTGCATGCACATAGCCCTATCAATTACCGGACAATCCGCCCGATAAACATACACCATGAACAAAGTAGTATTTACATGAGTAAGGGTTTGCCTATGCCTACTTGACCAGTAATTCTTATTTGACTTTGACAAAATTTTCCAAGCAGATATATAAAGCTCACAATCttctactacctccgttctaaTGAATAAGACGTCTAAATTTAGTCAAAAGTTAAATCTTGCTAAGTTTGACTAAATAAAGATAAGAAAACATTAATATCTATAAAATTAAATACATTACAAAAATATTATTTATGGTGAATCTAGTGATACTAATTTGCTATCTAATATGATCCTATTTTTATCTAAAATATTGGTCAAACTTATAAGTTATTGACGTTTAATTAAATTTATACACCTTATTTATTGGGACATAAGGGGTACTAATTTTCTCACTTTGTGCAAAAGGGTGTAACGGAACTAACCAAATCTTATTTCTTGACCCACATAATAAAACTGTTCATATATGTCCAAATATTTTTAACTATGTTCTACTGATTTGTTCAAGAAAATGTAGCATTGGTTCTTAGAGCTTGTAAAATGTGGACCCCTTGCACTAGTCTCAATATCGAATGGGTGATTTATCGTGTCAGGAAATTAATAGAAATTTCTCGTGCGATACTACTAATAGTGTAACCACATAAAAATATCCCATATATACATGTGATGAAATAAGTTTGTGTAGTTTCCCGTCTCACAAGTTTGGTAAGTCAATAAAAATGTAAAGGCAAATATGTTGGAAAAAACTTTCTAGATAATGATGCAACGATATGTATTTTTTTCAGGACATACATGTGCTTATTTTTAGTTCCTATAGTAACACTtatgaggtagagtgtactccttcATTCCCAATTTAGGTTCCATATTTGTTTGGGTCAAAGTCAAAATTTATAAACTTTGACCAACTATATATAAAAATACGTAAATTTCATAATACTAAATGcaaataatatgaaaatatattttatgatggtTCTGATAACATTGAGTTGATGTtctagatgttgatattattttGTATACATTTAATGGAAGTTATAAAGTTAAGTTTAACTGAATAAATATGCATGCTAATTTAGGAAAAAAAGAGAGTacgggctcctttgatttgaaggataggaaaaacataggaataggaaaggtataggattggaatgacatgtctacttgaatcctataggaagatgaagtttgtttgattgtagcaaaggaatttttccatgtagGTATgtagctaatgcttttttcctataggaattacactacaagattcctataggaatttttcctataggctatgttcctatgaatcaaacaacatgtataggaaatttttccataggaaccaaatcctacacaattcctatgcaaatcctttgaatcaaaggagccctacagTATGTATCATGGGCACAACATGCATGGGATAAAAGCCGTCTTACGTGGCAGAGTACATCAGTGTGACGAACCGGCAGAGTAATGGGCCATTGATGATGGGTCCATGACGTTTTGTTCTTTCTTTTCTGCCAAAAAAGAAATATCCACCTGCCTGATCTTTTATAGCATGTGAGTCACACGGATGAGAAGGACACGTCGCTTTGGCCTTTGGATTTGAGATCGGGACGGATGAAAATAAAGAAGTTTGCCCTGTAATCCACAATCAGGACAAGGCTGATGACAGTTGCAGGGCCTAACACGATCGCCGAGTCTCACTGTCATGTGGATCTTTGATATCAGTAGTAGGTATGCCACAGACGGCGATCAGATAATGCTCTGTATTTTGTCCTCCATAAGTGTCGCAACATTTTCTTCAAAATAAGCTAACTTAAACAACAAAACATATTTAGGTacatgagtatatatatatatatatatatataccaaatCTGATTAAACAGTTTGCTTGAAACGGATGCAGCAGAAACTATGGCATGTCCACTTACTTAAGCCCAAATAATGGAGGTGCATATGACGGATTTCTCAAATAATCAAAATTTTGAACCGGTACGTACAGGAAGGGCGATCCGGAGGAGGTTGGAAAAACTCATCTAGGGTTCCGTCACCTCGCCGGACGACATCGGTCCGCTGCGCCTCCGGTgggcttggggccttggaggcgtGGCGGACCACGACCACTTGTCGGTGGGTGGGTTTTCGTTCTTTGTTGGGGCTTTTTCAATATCTTTTTCGGAGTGGTgacgcggcagctccatcttgatgtcagaataaggtcctcccgtcctatcctcgctctGGTGGTGCATCTAGCATCGCCGGAGGGTGCGTTGAGTCATGTGCCTGGCGGATCTTGCGGGTTCCGATCGGTTTTCGTATTCCttggtgtggtttcaggtcagtctcttccgatctacggttgtcatctttGGCGACGGTGTTGCCGCTTTGGTATGCTGGTCCTTTGGGGTCTTAGTACGACGACTTTCCGTTtacctactacaacaagctctactacgacaaggtttgcccggctccggtgatggaggggcgaggacggcggcacaCCTTACGCTCGCGTCAGTGTTTGTAGCTATCGCTAGGTGGACAAAATACCTGCATGTATTTTTTGTTACTTTTGGATTTGTTTGTatgctattgatgattattaatagcgacataattttcgcaaaaaaaatcaaaaaaattaagGTAGGTCCTAGTTAGTTTTTGAGTACTTTTTTTATGAGCGGGAAAACTAAATCAGATGAAAAGATTTCTGGAAAGCAAGATGTGCCTCATGACAACGTTATCTTAGGTTGACGAGGTACATTAAGTTTATCACATCAGCAGTCTCGGATCGATGATGAGTCAAATATGAATAGCTGCCAAATATGTATTTttcttttaaacataaggcctaaatctagctttaaattaataaagccattgCGGCATATAGTACATGGATATTGGGAACATCTTACAACACAACAAAATTACAAGAAAACAACAGCAAATAATGAAGGACAATTTGAAACAACGTGGTCCACTTTCGGCGGCGGTGGAACTCGGGAGGAATCCGGCAGGTGTGGCTTGACATGGAAAGCACTAGGGAATcgagcatcatcctcatccagtTCATCGCCCAAGAAGGCTCCCTGTTTCCTCACCTTGGCGCCACCACATCCCAATCCAAGATAAGGTTTTCACATGGGGCTCTGAGATCCTACGCCCCCAACGAGGAAACAGGCTGAGCCAGGGGCCATCCATCGAAGCAGGAGGAGCGGCCGCGGCGAACCCAACACGAAGTTCCTCCACCTATACACCACGTGGGGAGATGAGAGCCCAAATCCCGTCGCCCCCTTCACCGGTGTCAAAACCCGAAGATGCCTTTGGGAGCAACAAGGAGGGGAAGAGCGGAGGAGGAAAGCGACGTCGGCGGAGCCAGGGTTTTGCCCCCTCGGTCGCCAGGAGGGAGCGACGCGCGGGGAGCCGTATCGAGGCGAGGGGAGCCGTATCTTGAATTCTTGAATTCTTCGTGGGAATCGTATGTACGTTTTATTGGAAGTTGGTTTAACTTAAATGAGTTCGACTGATGATAAAAGGTACGCtcacgtcccccaaagcgtcccccaaaccgcgccggattgagcgtttgggggacgtgtttcgttcgtgacacgttttggggacgtcgctccacagccgcttcccccaaacgccgcccccaaacattaaaaaactcttttttatttttttgcatttttatttcaataaagagaagtaatattccacaaactaatacataattgggaacgtggttttgttgactgccaaaacccaccggcgggcagcggccttgtcaacactgtagagccggggggagcctagagctgcggctggctgagacccctccgagcgacggcccgcaatgctcttctggtcacacgcggcgttgcgaagtgcaagggcgtgccacccgacctatacccggtcgggaaggtgatgagattgcctcgcttagtttcctgcagggcatacatgtaaacgttaaatacgagcctcgatcggctctcgggttatcccgtgaatcggctcaaagagccgatccacccatgatccgtacggggtgtacgaatacttggtggtcccgcttgatcaagatgaagctaatgagatctacgacgatttagggttttcaccacataatcggatcatcctactccgaggttgggccggatggccacgcacggtgctcgtaagccgatcctaaacaaggccaaaaaaccaacatgaagttgatcctaggaacatcccgtttaggacttgcgaacgccaccctacgtgccacaggatcctcccccctttgtaaggccaaactattgcagatattaaactaatccttgtagaacaaggagcaatcgtaacggaccggatctactaaataatgatcaagcggggtgccgcccccacacctgagataggcgtgaggacggctagatatgcaagggttgcactacgtaagcatgcttaaacgaagaacaatgctaaccctaacacatctaatgataactacgttgctcgccatcaaaagcgcttcgatacgagcaacgcatgaacaacgtagggcttgtgctgcctagatcgcaagatgcgatctaggcagcatgtcgctacctgatagaaaccctcgagacgaaggagttggcgatgcgccgagattggtttgtttttggggttgaacgtgagttgttgtttattccataaaccctaggtacatatttatagtccaggggactttctaatgtgggcgtgcaccaaaccgtgcacgagataaaatctaacttctaaaccggtatacaatctattatattaagatacacgggctaactagcccaaattctccgtgccgggccgcttcatacttcttccatatgtaatctcccaagcccatctcgatcgcggcccacctcccgatttagccaaaatccggtgataacacatgccccctggttttggtaatgataatttcaaaaccactcgttttttcctCGGAGGGGTCATGTCACAGCAGAAGCGGAAGCCGTCGCGAGCACGCcttatcatgacgacttgccttcccaacttctctgcacgatttgacggttttggcaccatgtcctcgagaactgctcgggaattaaaacccccacctccttttatttagccacaacgaacagttctcttctttaccccttccgcagtagtgctccaaaaaaaccctcccctgcaaccatgtcctcttcctcttcctcttcttcttcgtcggatccttcccacgtgtcttctcccatccgagagtcgacgccctcgtggggtacacaagcggcgtatgacatccttgccccgacgaagtgggacaaagaggaccatgactcctccgtccggtccgaggatgacaaatcccaaaccgatggggagagcgacctccgcttccttgccgacgaggaagtagtggaggaaagcgaagacgaccgtctctcttgggcggacttcaccacctccgaggaggtgaaggaagagggagaggaggaggaggatgaagatagctcctccgacgagccgccggccaaacgccgccacctctggcccgggaacttcagcgacgtcgacggtgacgacgacgccgacgaagaggacgaagacgacgagggtcctatcggcggccgccggggcgcgcgacgacgagccggcggggagtagcaccggcggtggcgacgacggtgacgacggcgacgacgagggcagcgagcggcccctagatagggtcttagcataggactagcggtagcagacggggcaatgtatccccctggtcttctcttttgagggcaatcagctcttctctcgTAAGAAATcggctcatcaatgaagaaattccccaactcgattttgccgattccatttatgataatttagccgattgtcttccctccCGATTACGCCGATTGCTacactagaccatgcccaacaagccgatggcatcgcgccggcctcccacactagattttgagatagatccatctagacccaaactcctgaaataatgtcggtCTCCTCTTCCTTATTCTCTCCGACTTCGCTCGTTCGGCTCCGACAGACTTCCTTCTACAATAAacaccgtcttttgaacgagccgacacgaagagcgggcccaccttgacagagttggttagacctcgagggcgagctgcccccgagccttagccacggcgagggtaaaggatggatcatcaccatcgagatttcggggcgggcccaACCACTGTCCAAGATAATTACCCCGCGGGGCCACCGGCCGAttacctcccttccgttgagggtccatacagcccgATCCGGCAAGCTGtaataattttgcaacataaacACCGTTCTTCGGGTAACTTGCGGTGCGGAGCTCGGCCGATCCCCACGAGATCGGCTCCCGGAGCGAGagaccttcaaagtgagctgcccccgggccttcaaggtgagaatagcgacgagctgattacgtcaatcatccttggtttctaactcacaacgccgtatcaaccgatttagaacaaaatcggctcctttagaatgagggaatttcaggacgagccgccctccccgagcttctttagtccaaaccttgcgccttgctcgATCGGaccagctcatcatcttcggcagctgaagcaacttccggtgagaacgttttCGTGTTTCGACGCTCTCCaaactcttggagggaactacccctctcgctcttaagtcgatgctcgctgcatcggctatgcctgaaaattttcgattttttttgttttttttttttgtttttttttcccggccgacttgtatatcggcccccatgttctaatacccatcaacagaagatgagatgcttccgttgcataccctcgtattttatctacctgggtgcccccccgagccgattctgtcaagagaattgatggtatcggctacgttggataacatgttgaacccgagcgagaatggtgggtgaggatattcccggccgatcatcggaatcggcctccacgttgtttgctcggtgaaggtcttgtaatgctccttcacggatccttggggccgatcacaaggatcagcctcgccgacttgcacattgcttggcttacactacatggtcgggccggtggataaaactagcttaacccttcccttcgtcacatcgatgcgctcgcgatcgtccaatttgatgctcgaaaggggttcttggcctgcttgcttcccatgcgttcatgccggccgttgaaacttcggccgagtcgtcggcttggacgacctctacctcatccccatcccacttgtattatgcattggtgcatcgtggagggaatgcagcggttggcgtggatccaatctcttcctagcaaaacGGCATaagctgctcgtgctatcaacgataaagaacgccgtggggatggtttttcttcctacggtcagatccacattcagaactccttgtgcttcagatgcttggccgttgaagtcgctcaatgttacgttggtcttgattagatccgaactcgagcgtcccagccgacgtagcatagaatacggcatgatgttaactgccgctccggtgtccaccagcatcctgtttacaggcctcccatcaatataccctcgtaagtacagggccttcagatgcctgtagctcctgtctcgtggcttctcaaagataaccggccgtgggccgcagatcaagttgtgccacggaggtctcgtctaaccactggggcattgaactccgaaggaggataaacaccatatttgtgccagccgatgtttcatcatcggcttttctctgttcgggcgccactcttttcttcgtggctgaccttcctcgtccaaggTTCGCGaggattttggcggccggatcgggccgtgccctccttagcgtgcgcgagatataatctttcggtttctttcaacccttgcggacgctggactctttgcttcgggaatgggctgagcccatcggggtacCATCACGGGTTgacgatatttgtattcttcactatcgtcctctagctcctcgagatcttccatctgaggggactcggcacgcttgtcctgacgcgggaaaggccctagccggctgaacgcagacacgttagcggcacccttctttctTTGCTTGCAttcgggcagtcctcgattgttagcaatcggctcatccacgagtcccggcaatgtttgaagaacgggcattcccggtgcttatccatgtcactccgtccccttggcctcccttcgggCGCAACGaccgtacccgttgttgcttctaccatgttggcggtaccttccgacctcggcatcagaccagACATTCCCCTCCTCGTCAgcgccgtagcgccgacgtcggtcttggtgttgctcgtatttgccgagagggtgcttagagtgtgggcgttgataccgcatgcttcttattccctcccttgccgggtaccgcatgtcctcacctcggggttggccgcgcggatcggccccttcttcatccttgccacgggagtggccgcttctgtttcctctttgccgTGGTAGCTTGCGGCTcttgccacattgacaccaaaggaacactttggccgatttatggggtggctgagatccaccgtgtcgacaccgggccccgggcgtgggttcgtaccaagcccgatatcatgcggccgggtcttctcggcggagccgatgagttc from Lolium rigidum isolate FL_2022 chromosome 4, APGP_CSIRO_Lrig_0.1, whole genome shotgun sequence encodes the following:
- the LOC124706428 gene encoding tetraspanin-3-like, translating into MMRGGTSMLGIVNFITFLASIPVLGGGIWLASRANSTDCIRFLQWPIIVIGLAVMVVSLMGFAGACYRQTWLLRIYLFAMFFVVVALLFFIVFAFAVTDRGEGQVVMNRRFLEYQLSDYNGWLRNRVADQQYWATIAACLRDGHACKGMRRGVRDPNTGMMVAESPAMFANRDLSPIESGCCKPPSSCGFTYNNETYWTPIPGSSVADPDCYKWSNDQQTLCFGCDSCKAGVLAGIKKSWRKVAIINIVVLIILVIVYVAGCAAFRNAKRMDNDESYGMARMTKSRPSRFQF